AGCCCATTCAACCGCAGCGTCGTAATTACCCGCCATCGGGAAAGTCTGACGCGCCATCCGTTTTATCACTGCCAGACGACCAGGATCCGCAGCGCTGTTGAAACCCACGATGTCGACCATTGCAGCAACGCGCAACTGCTCGCCGATACGGGCGTACACGGTTCTGCGGTCATAGTCGGTGACGTTGATTTGCGGGGCGTTGTGCTGCTCGCTGATGGGCACACTCAGGCTGTAGCCCTTGAGGGGATAAAGCGGCAGACGCAAGTCTGACAGCCCCATGCGCAAGCTTCTGTGGCCTGCCGCCAGAACCACGTTCTCTACCGGTAAGACTTCATCCTGCAACTCCACGGCCACCGCACGACCAAAGGCCTCGTGGATACGCAGCACCTTGCGCCCGAGCAGGAACCGACACCGCCCCGTTGCCTCCAGACGCGCCGCAAGCCGTTGGCAGAAGGCGTAGCAATCAGCAACCTCTTCGGTCGGGGTGTAAATGCCCCCGACAAAGGCGCCCTCGGTCAGGGAAGGCTCCAGCTGGCGACATTCGTCGGCCGATAACACCTGTTTATACAGGGGGTCCATCACTTTTCGCCGCGCATGCTCAAAACTGTCAGCGGAACGAAAGGTCACCAGTTTTCCGTTTTGTTTCCAGTCAAAGCCGCCCAGGCTGTCCTCCTGACGCCAGCACTTCAAGGTCTCCTGGCTCATCAGCGCCAGGCGAAGCAAGTGTTCGCCGTTTATGCGATTAACCGAGGAGCGGCAAGCGCCCACAAAGGATGCCATCCATCGCCATTGCAATGGGTCCAGGCGAGGTTTGATCCTTAGCGGCGACTCGGAACGCAGTAACCAACCGAGGGCTTTCAATGGAACGCCGGCGTCAGCCAAAGGCGCGACATAGCGATAGGACAGTTGGCCACCGTTCGCGAAACTGGTCGCACTGCCCAAAGTGTTTTGCGCTTC
The sequence above is a segment of the Pseudomonas sp. R76 genome. Coding sequences within it:
- a CDS encoding D-amino acid dehydrogenase, translated to MTKQVCIIGGGVIGLASAYALVRAGMDVTVIEAQNTLGSATSFANGGQLSYRYVAPLADAGVPLKALGWLLRSESPLRIKPRLDPLQWRWMASFVGACRSSVNRINGEHLLRLALMSQETLKCWRQEDSLGGFDWKQNGKLVTFRSADSFEHARRKVMDPLYKQVLSADECRQLEPSLTEGAFVGGIYTPTEEVADCYAFCQRLAARLEATGRCRFLLGRKVLRIHEAFGRAVAVELQDEVLPVENVVLAAGHRSLRMGLSDLRLPLYPLKGYSLSVPISEQHNAPQINVTDYDRRTVYARIGEQLRVAAMVDIVGFNSAADPGRLAVIKRMARQTFPMAGNYDAAVEWAGMRPATPTGVPLIGPSAYRNLWLNLGHGALGFTLACASGQLLAEMIGAKPTSIDTQAFLPKAA